One region of Drosophila kikkawai strain 14028-0561.14 chromosome 2R, DkikHiC1v2, whole genome shotgun sequence genomic DNA includes:
- the pcs gene encoding SH3 domain-binding protein 5 homolog codes for MSSAEDELDPQIQIELENLNSATDEINKLEIELEEANSTFRILLNESTRRLKLSSKKLGSCIEKARPYYESLDKAREAQIECQQAAVKFQRANEIHAAAKETVALAEQRFMSNSHEWQFDNAWQEMLNHATQKVMDAETQKADCHAEHQRRTRLFHTAEQKVQQLEDRYRRSINKSRPYFEEKQVCQDQLQTQKNRIQELQQQVAGAKSTYSTALRNLERISEDIHRQRGDFPTPTGPREPGVGAELNSPTSSALPSLPDFQMELEKCDYPSIAGSQMSLGAKTPQTAAETEDEEDACDYDETGAGELRGVVDERDLEALRQKVKILAVRPIEGGDGQQQNDVWEHELKATVDKLDNLMMRKEAAKRQQSNRLKATEQRPDSLGAEALKRHSDEVQVKVTVATASLPVTPHHQQQQMHHLAPPTPIKKLQQQLAPLPSVNVSMRELPLLARLSNELLDRSSAALGGVRKTLRRRSLE; via the exons ATTGAACTGGAGAATCTCAATAGTGCAACCGATGAGATTAATAAGCTTGAAATCGAACTGGAG GAGGCTAATTCCACATTTCGCATTCTGCTGAATGAATCTACGCGTCGCCTGAAGCTTTCCTCGAAAAAGTTAGGCAGCTGCATAGAGAAGGCTCGCCCCTACTACGAGTCCTTGGACAAGGCACGCGAAGCACAAATCGAATGCCAGCAGGCGGCAGTCAAGTTCCAGCGAGCAAATG AAATCCATGCTGCAGCCAAGGAAACGGTGGCGCTGGCCGAACAACGTTTCATGTCCAACTCGCACGAATGGCAATTCGACAATGCCTGGCAGGAGATGCTCAACCATGCCACCCAAAAGGTGATGGATGCCGAAACACAAAAGGCCGACTGCCATGCGGAGCACCAGCGGCGCACCCGGCTCTTTCACACCGCCGAGCAGAAGgtgcagcagctggaggatCGCTATCGGCGTAGCATCAACAAGTCACGTCCATATTTCGAAGAGAAGCAGGTCTGCCAGGATCAGCTGCAGACGCAGAAGAATCGCATACAGGAGCTGCAACAGCAGGTGGCCGGTGCCAAGAGCACCTACTCAACAGCGCTGCGTAATCTGGAGCGGATCAGCGAGGATATACACAGACAGAGGGGGGATTTTCCCACTCCGACGGGACCCCGCGAGCCAGGTGTCGGCGCCGAGTTAAATTCCCCGACTTCCAGTGCTTTACCCTCGCTGCCGGACTTCCAGATGGAGCTGGAGAAGTGTGACTATCCCTCTATTGCCGGCAGCCAGATGTCCTTGGGTGCTAAGACGCCACAAACAGCTGCGGAAACagaggatgaggaggatgcCTGCGACTACGACGAGACGGGGGCGGGAGAACTGCGAGGTGTGGTGGACGAGCGGGATTTGGAGGCGCTGCGACAGAAGGTCAAGATACTGGCCGTGCGTCCCATCGAGGGCGGAGATGGCCAGCAGCAGAATGATGTGTGGGAGCACGAACTGAAGGCCACTGTGGATAAACTGGATAACTTGATGATGCGTAAGGAGGCGGCCAAGAGGCAGCAAAGCAACCGCTTGAAGGCCACCGAGCAGCGACCCGATTCCCTGGGCGCCGAGGCCCTGAAACGTCACAGCGACGAGGTCCAGGTGAAGGTCACCGTGGCCACCGCCAGCTTGCCAGTCACaccccaccaccagcagcagcagatgcatCACTTAGCACCGCCCACGCCCATCaagaagctgcagcagcagctggcacCCTTGCCCTCGGTGAATGTCTCCATGCGGGAGCTGCCCCTGTTGGCACGGCTATCCAACGAGCTCCTCGATCGCAGCAGTGCTGCGCTGGGGGGAGTGCGCAAGACGCTGCGCCGGCGCTCTCTGGAATAG
- the LOC108072411 gene encoding uncharacterized protein, whose protein sequence is MNGARKLKSLRAVRLADVLCDEQKRILMLCRSCERHFMTFEAFQKHLADCSGLRHIVAPTDLLSYDDSKRETKHVNGRQELHIYDIDAVRSSSTFDLEAELEDPRWYTDPKPSLSPPKAKSDLAKENVVEIELQLPKDEPDEEELPAKRPRTLNTLRRPILTAQQQRKTRSTGGQPVTQTPTVKTKTKEPILAPAVMEQLKRMTEAPPKRSPTAASGAERTSRLPSKQTPPSPPKTTPVTPPKTSQSQLPMVSIPMDGTQKILNKLRACGVEVKRGNTLLNVTPPAAESSTKNQEALDIMRKLQSKGIRCTKLTKQ, encoded by the exons ATGAACGGGGCACGAAAACTAAAGTCGCTGCGAGCCGTGAGACTGGCCGATGTGTTGTGCGACGAGCAAAAACGCATACTAATGCTTTGTCGCAGCTGCGAGCGTCATTTTATGACCTTTGAGGCGTTCCAAAAGCACTTGGCCGACTGCTCCGGACTAAGGCACATAGTGGCTCCTACGGATCTGCTTAGCTACGACGATTCCAAGCGGGAGACGAAGCACGTGAATGGCAGGCAGGAG CTCCACATCTACGACATCGACGCGGTGCGGAGCTCCAGCACCTTCGACTTGGAGGCGGAGTTAGAGGATCCGCGCTGGTACACCGATCCCAAACCCAGTCTCAGTCCACCAAAGGCCAAATCCGACCTGGCCAAGGAGAATGTGGTGGAGATCGAGCTGCAGCTGCCGAAGGATGAACCTGATGAGGAAGAGCTGCCAGCGAAGCGTCCCCGCACTCTTAACACTCTGCGCCGGCCAATCCTCACTGCCCAGCAACAGCGAAAGACGCGTAGCACCGGCGGCCAGCCAGTGACTCAGACTCCAACggtgaaaacgaaaacgaaggAACCCATTCTGGCGCCCGCTGTAATGGAGCAGCTCAAGCGCATGACGGAGGCCCCCCCGAAAAGGAGTCCAACTGCAGCATCAGGAGCGGAGCGAACATCTCGACTACCTTCTAAGCAGACGCCACCATCACCGCCAAAGACAACTCCAGTGACTCCCCCCAAGACATCTCAATCACAGCTTCCCATGGTGAGCATACCGATGGATGGCACCCAGAAAATCCTCAACAAGCTGAGAGCCTGCGGCGTGGAGGTGAAAAGGGGAAATACCCTTCTGAATGTCACTCCGCCGGCCGCGGAGAGTTCAACCAAAAACCAGGAGGCCCTGGACATAATGCGCAAGCTGCAGTCTAAGGGCATCCGATGCACCAAACTAACCAAACAGTAG